The genomic segment ACCGGCGCCAAAGTAATCGATGAAAATAACCATAAAATACTGGCACGCTACATAAAAGAGGCAAAAGAGGCTTCAAACGGCGGCGTCATCGTGGTAAACTGCATGTGCGCACTCAGCGACTACGAACAGCTTGTACGCACCTCATGCGAAGCAGGGGCGGACATCATCATCTCCGGCGCCGGACTGCCGCTCAAATTGCCGCTGCTGGCGGAGGGTTACCCCGACACGGCTCTCGTACCGATAGTTAGCAGCGTGAAGGCCGCGAACCTGATTCTCAACCGCTGGCTCAAGCATTACAACAGGCTCCCGGATGCTTTTGTCGTCGAGACTCCCAATACCGCAGGCGGACACCTCGGAGCGCGCGACGAGGAACAGGCGCTTAACGATAATCTCTCGCTAAAAGAGGTCGTCCCCGCGTTGGTAAAATATCTGAAGGAGCTCGGCCACAACATTCCGGTGATATCTGCCGGCGGCATCTGGGACGGGAATGACATGCGCGAAGCCTTCGAGATGGGCGCAAGCGGCGTCCAAATGGGCACACGCTTCGCCGCCACCGAAGAGGGCGACGCCTCCGACCGCTTCAAGCAGGCCTATATAGAGGCGGAAGAAAAAGACGTCGTCCTAATAAAAAGCCCCTGCGGCCTTCCGGGACGCGCAATAATGAGCCCCCTCGTCGAGCGATATTTCGCGGGCGCCCTCGAAAAGGTGAGCTGCCGCGCCAACTGCCTTTCGCACTGCATCTGCCGCCTCCAGCATGAGTCCTTCTGTATCGCGGACGCCCTCGTGTGTGCCTATCAGGGAGACTGGGAAAACGGCCTCTTCTTCTGCGGCAGCAACGTTTCACAGGTGAAATCGATCGTTAAGGTAAAAGATTTGATAAAGGAACTCCTCAGAGATTTTAAACTGCCTGAGCTTGAGGCGGCACATTAAAAACAGCGGTCCGGCACTAGCGCCGGACTTTTTCATCCCCGCTCAACACAAAGAAGCAGCCCAAAGAGAAAATTTCTCCTTGAGCTGCTTCTTTTAACTATACAGAAACGATCAGAACTCCTGGCACATCACATAACAGCTTCCCATAAAACAAAACAAGAGAGGGAAGTCTCACTTGACTTCCCTCTCCCGCTTAAATTAATTCCGGCAAGACCTACTCTGATACACAAACTAGCCGACTCGCACAAAAGGCAGAACCGGCCTTTTGGCTCCCTGGCCAT from the Cloacibacillus sp. genome contains:
- a CDS encoding nitronate monooxygenase family protein; protein product: MTDKKIKLPLLTIGKHQPKYPIIQGGMGIMISGPRLASAVAAAGCVGTIASVGISASSSDFDLSTGAKVIDENNHKILARYIKEAKEASNGGVIVVNCMCALSDYEQLVRTSCEAGADIIISGAGLPLKLPLLAEGYPDTALVPIVSSVKAANLILNRWLKHYNRLPDAFVVETPNTAGGHLGARDEEQALNDNLSLKEVVPALVKYLKELGHNIPVISAGGIWDGNDMREAFEMGASGVQMGTRFAATEEGDASDRFKQAYIEAEEKDVVLIKSPCGLPGRAIMSPLVERYFAGALEKVSCRANCLSHCICRLQHESFCIADALVCAYQGDWENGLFFCGSNVSQVKSIVKVKDLIKELLRDFKLPELEAAH